One part of the Mycobacterium marinum genome encodes these proteins:
- a CDS encoding xanthine dehydrogenase family protein molybdopterin-binding subunit, which produces MTQDMQEAPAPRYAGTRVPRVEDGRLLTGHGSFVDDISRPGMLHACFVRSPFAHARINGIDTTAALALPGVHAVFTAADLNADVKEAWHAVAGRDVADTPRPPLAERDAKFVGDPIALVVAESRYVAEDAIELVDIDYEPLPAITDFTRAQSSDVLVHESYPDNVAGGLAGAPPDEQTFATSPCVVTENIYQQMYAPVPIETRGLVAEWAPASEELTLWASTQTPHELRAFCARLLGIAAQRVRVIMRDTGGGFGQKVVPMREDMCIMLAARKVPGALKWIEDRRENLMSAGQARHVDGTARMAFDSDGNIQAADVDFIMDIGAYPTPYPVLTTAAIGMFFPGPYRIPKASFSYKTVFSNTSGLAAYRGPWQYETLAREILLDIAARKMGIDPIELRRRNLLRREEMPYVNPNGMPYDHVAPIETFEQAVKILDYEGFRREQREALAHGRYLGLGLSAYIEPTGAATGHLATEGATIRMEPTGKVNVYVNGGSSGNSLETTVIQLTADALGADIDDVATIQGDTAITPYGAGTQGSRSGPMTAGAVNEAGKILREKIVALAAHHLEVAESEVELAHSKAAVRGDPARQVTFGELAYTAYYSPQQLPSTISTELEGTARFKSPNPIHWANATHACTCEVDTQTGKVTLQRYVVSEDVGPMINPAVVEGQIAGGTVQGIGGALMENLAYDDDGNPLATTFVDYLLPTATEVPPIEYGHVEIPGPGPGGYKGAGEGGAIGSAPAVINAINDALAPLGVTVTRLPASPASVASLLAGASR; this is translated from the coding sequence ATGACCCAAGACATGCAAGAGGCCCCCGCACCCCGGTACGCGGGGACCCGCGTACCGCGCGTTGAAGACGGCCGGCTGCTGACCGGTCACGGCAGCTTCGTCGACGACATCTCGCGGCCCGGCATGCTGCACGCCTGCTTCGTCCGCAGCCCCTTCGCCCACGCCCGGATCAACGGCATCGACACCACCGCGGCACTGGCCCTACCCGGCGTGCACGCGGTATTCACCGCGGCCGACCTCAACGCAGACGTCAAGGAGGCCTGGCACGCCGTCGCGGGCAGGGATGTTGCGGACACACCCCGACCGCCGCTGGCCGAGCGGGACGCGAAATTCGTCGGGGACCCAATTGCCCTGGTCGTCGCCGAGAGCCGCTATGTCGCCGAGGATGCGATCGAGCTCGTCGACATCGACTACGAACCGCTGCCCGCGATCACCGATTTCACCCGAGCCCAATCGTCGGATGTGCTGGTGCACGAGAGCTACCCCGACAATGTCGCGGGTGGCCTGGCCGGGGCGCCGCCCGACGAGCAGACCTTCGCCACATCGCCGTGCGTCGTGACCGAGAACATCTACCAGCAGATGTACGCGCCGGTGCCGATCGAGACCCGCGGGCTGGTCGCCGAATGGGCGCCCGCCTCCGAAGAACTCACCCTCTGGGCTTCCACCCAGACGCCCCATGAGCTCCGGGCATTCTGCGCACGCCTGTTAGGCATTGCCGCACAACGGGTTCGAGTCATCATGCGCGATACCGGCGGCGGCTTTGGCCAGAAGGTCGTCCCGATGCGCGAGGACATGTGCATCATGCTGGCGGCCCGCAAGGTACCCGGGGCGCTGAAGTGGATCGAGGATCGGCGCGAAAACCTGATGTCGGCCGGGCAAGCCCGCCACGTTGACGGCACCGCACGGATGGCCTTCGACAGCGACGGCAACATCCAGGCGGCCGATGTCGACTTCATCATGGACATCGGCGCGTATCCGACGCCGTACCCGGTGTTGACCACGGCCGCCATCGGCATGTTCTTCCCTGGGCCATACCGGATACCCAAAGCCAGCTTCAGCTACAAGACGGTCTTCTCCAACACCAGCGGGTTGGCCGCTTACCGAGGTCCCTGGCAATACGAAACGCTGGCGCGCGAGATCCTTCTCGACATCGCGGCCCGCAAGATGGGTATCGATCCGATCGAACTGCGCCGGCGCAATCTGCTGCGGCGCGAAGAAATGCCCTACGTCAACCCCAACGGCATGCCCTACGACCACGTCGCCCCGATCGAGACGTTCGAACAGGCCGTGAAAATCCTTGACTACGAAGGCTTTCGCCGCGAACAGCGAGAGGCGCTGGCACACGGCCGCTACCTCGGTCTCGGGCTTTCGGCCTACATCGAGCCAACCGGCGCCGCCACCGGCCATCTGGCCACCGAAGGGGCCACAATTCGCATGGAACCGACCGGCAAGGTCAACGTCTACGTCAACGGCGGGTCAAGCGGAAACAGCCTGGAAACCACCGTCATTCAGTTGACCGCCGACGCGCTCGGCGCCGATATCGATGACGTGGCCACGATCCAGGGCGATACCGCGATCACGCCCTACGGCGCCGGGACCCAAGGCTCCCGTAGCGGCCCGATGACCGCCGGAGCCGTCAACGAAGCGGGAAAGATCCTGCGCGAGAAGATCGTGGCGCTGGCCGCGCACCACCTCGAGGTGGCCGAATCCGAAGTGGAGTTGGCGCATTCGAAAGCAGCGGTGCGCGGCGATCCGGCAAGGCAGGTGACCTTTGGCGAGCTGGCCTATACCGCCTACTACTCGCCGCAGCAGTTGCCGTCAACGATATCGACCGAGTTGGAGGGGACCGCTCGGTTCAAGTCGCCCAATCCCATTCACTGGGCCAACGCAACACACGCCTGCACCTGCGAAGTCGATACCCAGACAGGCAAAGTCACGTTGCAGCGCTACGTGGTCAGCGAAGACGTGGGACCGATGATCAACCCCGCGGTGGTAGAGGGCCAGATCGCCGGCGGCACGGTGCAGGGCATCGGTGGCGCGTTGATGGAAAACCTCGCCTACGACGACGACGGAAACCCCCTGGCCACCACGTTTGTCGACTACCTGCTGCCGACCGCCACCGAGGTCCCACCGATCGAGTACGGCCACGTCGAAATACCCGGCCCGGGGCCGGGCGGCTACAAGGGCGCCGGCGAAGGCGGGGCGATCGGTTCCGCGCCTGCGGTCATCAACGCCATCAACGACGCCCTGGCACCGTTGGGGGTGACCGTCACCCGGTTGCCGGCCAGCCCCGCATCGGTGGCCTCGCTGCTGGCTGGAGCGTCCCGATGA
- a CDS encoding PE family protein translates to MSFVVATPEMLVGAATQMERIGSALGAANVVAAPAITSVVAAAEDEVSAAIASLFSECAQAYRVLSIHAAEFHGSFVQAVKCAAERYQAAEAEFYALLAARQAERASLPSPQPDPNHASPAGGGG, encoded by the coding sequence ATGTCGTTTGTGGTTGCCACGCCGGAGATGTTGGTGGGGGCGGCGACGCAGATGGAGCGCATCGGCTCGGCGCTGGGCGCGGCCAATGTGGTGGCGGCGCCAGCGATCACGAGCGTGGTCGCCGCCGCCGAAGATGAGGTTTCGGCAGCCATTGCGTCGTTGTTTTCCGAGTGCGCCCAGGCTTACCGGGTGCTCAGCATCCATGCCGCGGAGTTTCATGGCTCGTTCGTGCAGGCCGTGAAGTGCGCAGCGGAACGGTATCAAGCCGCTGAGGCCGAGTTCTACGCCCTGCTTGCGGCCCGGCAAGCCGAGCGCGCGTCCCTTCCGAGCCCGCAACCAGACCCCAATCACGCCAGCCCCGCCGGTGGCGGCGGCTAG
- a CDS encoding nucleotidyltransferase family protein: MCELTRVVAVLLAAGAGRRYGKPKVLVEGWLETAVAALRGGGCADVVVVLGAAPAAVPSGVTAVTAPDWQQGLSASVRAGLVQADRMKADYAVLHVIDTPDVDAAVVARVVGRALGSSSGLARAYFGDRPGHPVVIARRHWPEILARMTGDHGAAAYLAARRDVENVDCLDLASGSDIDRPV; this comes from the coding sequence ATGTGCGAGCTGACCCGCGTCGTAGCGGTGTTGCTGGCCGCGGGGGCCGGCCGGCGCTACGGGAAGCCGAAAGTTCTGGTTGAGGGTTGGCTGGAGACCGCGGTGGCCGCGCTGCGCGGCGGCGGTTGTGCCGATGTGGTGGTGGTGCTGGGCGCGGCCCCGGCGGCCGTTCCATCGGGCGTCACCGCCGTCACCGCCCCGGATTGGCAGCAGGGCCTGAGTGCGTCGGTTCGCGCCGGCTTGGTGCAGGCCGACCGGATGAAGGCCGATTACGCCGTATTGCACGTGATCGATACACCCGATGTCGATGCGGCGGTAGTAGCACGAGTTGTTGGTCGTGCGTTGGGATCAAGTAGCGGTCTGGCGCGGGCGTACTTCGGGGATCGCCCCGGCCACCCCGTCGTTATCGCCCGCCGTCACTGGCCGGAGATACTGGCCCGCATGACCGGCGACCATGGCGCGGCCGCCTACCTGGCTGCCCGGCGAGACGTCGAAAACGTTGACTGTCTTGATCTGGCCAGCGGCAGCGACATTGACCGACCCGTCTGA